A region of Liolophura sinensis isolate JHLJ2023 chromosome 8, CUHK_Ljap_v2, whole genome shotgun sequence DNA encodes the following proteins:
- the LOC135473558 gene encoding cholecystokinin receptor type A-like — translation MDSSSPAFKDVVESEINTDSSFVPLTVKDLEDGTTGQLGAVLNVSAWNVTESTPESVAISPALGKEILIPLYSAMFLLSLVGNTLVIVTLIQNKRMRTVTNVFLINLSVSDLLLALFCMPFTLIPPLMKNFIFGEAICVLIRYLQAVSVGVSCFTLVAISLERYFAICQPLKSRSWQTLSHSYKTIAICWVLSISFMIPIAMYNKLVPLENDRFACREIWYNPEWKKAYTILLDLVLLFFPVVIMSLSYGMIVRTLWMGIKMEMRSEKDEGEEAETMMTSETASSKGSTASTRGRLDYGRVMRQANSEKSRAAKKRVIKMLFAVVLEFFICWTPLYVTTTWIIFDYDSVERHITPMAMSFIYLLSYVSSCCNPITYCFMNRKFRQGFISAFKCCICMGRNQSSRGFMHSSSSHTLSTRTGKSKPRAARVYSTTAEPYIRAKNGRPSSGRLHQTHSNNNTDKVFSSFR, via the exons ATGGATTCCTCTTCGCCTGCGTTTAAAGATGTTGTCGAATCCGAAATTAATACGGATTCTTCTTTTGTTCCCTTAACGGTGAAGGATTTGGAAGACGGGACAACTGGGCAGCTGGGTGCCGTTCTAAACGTCTCTGCCTGGAACGTGACTGAAAGCACGCCCGAGTCTGTGGCTATTTCACCGGCGCTTGGGAAGGAGATCTTAATTCCTCTGTATAGCGCCATGTTCTTGTTGTCACTGGTAGGCAACACACTGGTTATTGTCACATTAATTCAGAACAAGCGCATGAGGACGGTGACGAACGTGTTTCTGATCAATCTATCTGTAAGCGACCTTTTGCTGGCTCTGTTCTGTATGCCTTTTACTCTTATACCTCCCCTGATGAAAAACTTTATATTTGGAGAGGCGATTTGCGTCCTGATACGGTACTTACAAG CTGTGTCGGTGGGCGTCAGCTGCTTCACGCTAGTGGCCATCTCTCTGGAGCGTTACTTTGCCATTTGTCAACCACTCAAGTCTCGAAGTTGGCAAACGTTGTCTCACTCCTATAAGACGATCGCTATATGCTGGGTGCTGTCTATCAGCTTTATGATTCCCATCGCCATGTACAACAAACTTGTGCCACTGGAAAACGACAGGTTTGCCTGCAGAGAAATCTGGTACAATCCAGAATGGAAAAAAGCGTACACGATTCTTCTGGACCTGGTCTTGCTGTTTTTCCCGGTTGTCATCATGTCACTCTCATATGGAATGATTGTCCGCACTCTCTGGATGGGAATAAAGATGGAAATGCGCAGCGAAAAAG aTGAAGGAGAAGAGGCTGAAACTATGATGACGTCAGAGACTGCGTCATCCAAAGGATCCACGGCCTCCACCAGAGGGCGTTTGGATTATGGACGTGTCATGCGACAAGCGAACAGCGAAAAAAGCCGAGCTGCCAAAAAACGAGTGATTAAAATGCTGTTTGCTGTCGTTCTGGAGTTTTTCATCTGCTGGACTCCGCTTTACGTGACCACGACCTGGATTATATTCGATTACGACAGCGTGGAACGCCACATCACTCCAATGGCTATGTCTTTTATCTATTTGCTGTCGTATGTGTCGTCATGCTGTAATCCCATTACCTACTGTTTCATGAACAGGAAATTTCGACAGGGATTCATCTCGGCTTTTAAATGCTGTATTTGTATGGGTAGAAACCAATCTTCCAGGGGTTTCATGCACTCGTCCTCCAGCCACACCTTGTCCACGAGAACAGGTAAAAGCAAACCGCGGGCAGCTAGAGTTTACAGCACTACTGCCGAACCGTACATTCGTGCCAAAAATGGCCGCCCCAGCTCTGGTCGGCTTCACCAGACCCATAGTAACAATAATACGGACAAAGTTTTCTCATCCTTCCGATAA